DNA sequence from the Chryseobacterium turcicum genome:
TCCAAATTTTGGATGCTTTTTTTGTTATGCTAAATCTAAACCATTAAGGTAAATTAAGATTTTAAGATTAGTTAAGTTTAATCATATTGATTTTTATGCTTACCATTTTCTTAAATAATTTTTAATGGTAAAAATAAATTTTTAAATTATCTGAAAAACTTCCACTTTGGGATAATTGCCAACATTCCAAATCCTGTAAAAAGAAAAAGGTTGGTCACATCGGTGTATAAAAAGGTTGACAAATAATAGTTATGCATCAGGAAGTGAAAAATCAATAAGACAGGAAAAGCAAACATCCCTATTTTTTTATAAAAAAACATCAGAACAAGGCTTATCGCCATCAACGTATCGATAGAAAAAATTACATAGAAGTACCATCTCGGTATATTGAGGTATTCATGCTGAAGGTATTCGTCAACGTCTATGCCTAGACCCATAACGGTAAATAGCAGCAGAGAAGCCAGTGCTAAAATAAAACCCCATCCTTTCTTCGGATCTGCATCAAAATAACTGTATTCTTTATATTCCTTTTCCATAGTGCAAAAATAAAGAACTTATGAATGACTTCATAAGTTCTTTGGTATTTATATCGTCTAAAATTTGATTAAATCGAGATTGCGTTGATCAATCTGTTTTTATCGCTTAAGAATTCTTCCATAGAGATCATAGATTCAGTTCTCATTACGTCCTGAATGTCATCAATCTGATAGATGATTCTTTTTGCGTCGTTTGTATTTTTAGCTCTTACCTTACAGAAGATGTTGTATTTTCCTGAGATAACACTCGCTTCTATAACATTTGGAATTGTTCCCAACTCTTTCAAAACCTCTTGCGTACGGTTTGATTTTGTTAAAAGAATTCCGATAAAAGCGGTGAAATGGTAATCTAGTTTACCATAATCAAGATTAAGAGATGATCCTAAAATAATACCTGCATCTTCCATTTTCTTCACTCTTACGTGAATTGTACCCGCAGAAACGTCCATCTGCTTAGCAATTTCTGTAAAAGGCATTCTTGTGTTTTCTACTAAGAAATCAAGAATTTTCTTGTCTATTTCGTCCAGTTGATAGTTCATATATAGTGAAATTATATTTTTCGTAAAAAATCCATAAATTTTTTACAAAATTAAAAAAAATAATTAAACTAAAAAAATAATATCAAACATTAACAATAATTAACACGTATGATAAAAATCATTAAAAATTTACGGGTTTTTGCCACTTGATTTTACAGAATCTGTTTTTATTTCAGTTTCAGAAGGAGGTAACTTTTTGTCTTTTTTCTTCTTTTTGAATAAAGAATTGAAGCTTTTACTCCAAACAATACCTCCACCATACGCTTGATTTGCAGAACCATTCGTACCTACAGTTCCTACACCCATCCCGATGTTCGTTGGTTTAGAATAGCCTCTCAAGACCAATGTACCATCATTTTTCTTAGAAATATCATATTCTACCGACCCTTCACCAGAAAGATAGTTATTGCTCGTGCTTTCTGTCTTAGAAAGTGGAATTCCCAAGCCTGTTTTCACCGTAACTCGTGGTGATAAATCAAAGCTAACCCCTGCATTCGCTCGATCTCCGGCATTAGCAAGCTGATCATTTCCTTTTACGTAATTCAAATCAATTTGAAATTCGTTACTCATAGTATTCAAAACTGAGCCAAGCTGTTTCAAAATCAAATTATAACCGGAAGATTCTGCCACATC
Encoded proteins:
- a CDS encoding Lrp/AsnC family transcriptional regulator encodes the protein MNYQLDEIDKKILDFLVENTRMPFTEIAKQMDVSAGTIHVRVKKMEDAGIILGSSLNLDYGKLDYHFTAFIGILLTKSNRTQEVLKELGTIPNVIEASVISGKYNIFCKVRAKNTNDAKRIIYQIDDIQDVMRTESMISMEEFLSDKNRLINAISI